One Chengkuizengella sediminis DNA segment encodes these proteins:
- a CDS encoding TetR/AcrR family transcriptional regulator, producing MSRKKEQILKKAKELFMEQGLQETSLEQIAEEVPASKMTIYKHFSNKEGLIEHVLNEIVDEITTDFYAMLDHANDNPLEGLMELQHYEGADKISEEFIMDLVKYYPQQAQRLLTYQREELFPRFEHFLFEAQKKGQIRKDISPHVLTLFIMSIKQFFSKPENLVGITDINTIRDQFMTLLYYGIISPDHKET from the coding sequence TTGAGTCGTAAAAAAGAACAAATTCTTAAAAAAGCAAAGGAACTTTTTATGGAGCAGGGATTGCAGGAGACTAGCTTGGAGCAAATTGCTGAGGAAGTCCCTGCTTCCAAGATGACCATATATAAACATTTCTCCAATAAAGAAGGGTTAATAGAACATGTGTTAAATGAAATTGTTGATGAAATCACTACAGATTTTTACGCAATGCTAGATCATGCCAATGATAATCCTTTGGAAGGGTTAATGGAATTACAGCATTATGAAGGAGCAGATAAGATATCTGAAGAGTTTATTATGGATTTAGTGAAATATTATCCTCAACAAGCACAGAGATTATTAACTTATCAAAGGGAGGAACTCTTCCCGCGATTTGAACATTTCCTTTTTGAGGCTCAGAAAAAAGGCCAAATTCGCAAAGACATTTCCCCCCATGTTCTAACTTTGTTTATCATGAGTATAAAACAGTTTTTTTCTAAACCTGAAAATTTGGTAGGAATCACGGATATTAATACGATTAGAGATCAGTTTATGACGTTATTGTATTATGGGATTATCTCACCAGATCATAAAGAAACTTAG
- the spoIIAA gene encoding anti-sigma F factor antagonist produces MSLHVQISNQGEALIVRLQGELDHHTSELLRTKMESAIIQENSNHIVLVLKDLSFMDSSGLGVILGRYKQITNKGGRMVVCNVNSSIYRLFEMSGLFKILTIEEDEEQALSSLGVVS; encoded by the coding sequence ATGAGTCTGCACGTGCAGATATCTAATCAAGGTGAAGCATTGATCGTTAGACTACAGGGTGAACTTGATCATCACACATCAGAACTGCTACGAACAAAAATGGAGAGTGCGATAATACAGGAAAATAGTAATCATATCGTTTTAGTACTTAAGGATCTATCATTTATGGATAGCTCAGGTTTAGGGGTTATATTAGGACGATATAAACAAATTACGAATAAAGGTGGAAGGATGGTTGTATGTAACGTCAATTCTTCAATCTATCGACTTTTTGAAATGTCTGGTTTGTTTAAAATATTAACTATTGAAGAAGATGAAGAACAAGCTCTTTCTAGTTTGGGGGTTGTATCATGA
- a CDS encoding stage V sporulation protein AB, whose amino-acid sequence MELFRNVLVIFIGVSGGIAVGSGLVAFLTVLDVVPRLTQLTKSNKFLYLYESAVVIGAVFWTFTDFYKWNFHLFPLSTIIFGLFAGVFVGMIAAGLTEVLNVLPILAQRMNMSKYIIVLLMAMVLGKIIGSLFQWIVYRTL is encoded by the coding sequence ATGGAACTGTTTCGTAATGTTTTAGTTATATTTATAGGGGTATCTGGAGGTATAGCAGTAGGAAGCGGTTTGGTTGCTTTTTTAACAGTTCTGGATGTTGTGCCTCGTTTAACACAGCTTACTAAATCCAATAAGTTTCTATATTTATATGAATCCGCTGTTGTAATTGGGGCGGTATTTTGGACATTTACTGATTTTTATAAATGGAATTTTCACCTTTTTCCGTTAAGTACCATAATATTTGGCTTATTCGCTGGTGTTTTTGTTGGAATGATAGCAGCTGGGTTAACGGAAGTATTAAATGTTTTACCTATATTAGCGCAAAGAATGAATATGTCAAAGTACATTATAGTTTTATTAATGGCTATGGTATTGGGGAAAATTATTGGATCACTTTTTCAATGGATAGTATATCGAACATTGTAA
- a CDS encoding ABC transporter ATP-binding protein produces MSAISTKNLTKYYGKHKGVSKINLDVKEGEIFGFIGPNGAGKSTTIRMLMQLINPTSGEIKVLNKTLSTEQPSLRKNIGYLPSEINYYKDMTGKQVLEFAARANDVQLKDTSAKEYAEILNFDMSKKVKSYSLGNRKKLGILQTLLHKPKLLILDEPTSGLDPLMQHSLFDLLKELNASGMTIFFSTHVLSEVEKVCDRVAIIRSGEIIRTSKVSEIQESKKRTIEVQFVESGNLIEKYGLQQIDSSVTFQNGIHSLTIQKEIHTALKQISENPIQDISIHKPTLEELFMEYYEKEEGEK; encoded by the coding sequence ATGAGTGCAATTTCCACCAAGAATTTAACGAAATATTACGGAAAACACAAAGGAGTTTCTAAAATTAACCTCGATGTAAAAGAAGGAGAGATTTTTGGCTTTATTGGACCAAACGGTGCTGGGAAGTCTACTACAATACGTATGTTAATGCAGTTGATTAACCCAACCTCAGGAGAAATTAAAGTGCTCAATAAAACATTATCAACTGAACAACCATCTTTGAGGAAAAACATCGGGTATTTACCATCAGAAATAAATTACTACAAGGATATGACAGGAAAACAAGTTTTAGAATTTGCAGCTAGAGCGAATGATGTCCAACTAAAAGACACTTCTGCGAAAGAATATGCGGAAATTTTAAACTTTGATATGTCTAAAAAAGTAAAATCATATTCATTGGGTAACCGAAAAAAGTTAGGTATTCTTCAAACCTTATTGCATAAACCCAAACTGCTGATTCTTGATGAACCTACCTCGGGATTGGACCCTTTAATGCAGCATTCCTTGTTTGATTTATTAAAAGAACTGAATGCATCAGGTATGACGATATTCTTTTCAACTCATGTTTTATCTGAGGTTGAAAAGGTATGTGATCGTGTTGCAATCATACGTTCTGGAGAAATCATTCGTACTTCTAAAGTAAGTGAAATACAGGAATCAAAGAAACGGACAATTGAAGTTCAGTTTGTTGAATCAGGGAATTTGATTGAAAAGTATGGTTTGCAGCAAATCGATTCATCTGTGACATTTCAAAATGGCATTCACAGTTTAACAATACAAAAAGAAATTCATACGGCGCTAAAGCAAATCTCAGAAAACCCTATACAAGATATTTCAATTCACAAACCAACTCTAGAAGAGCTATTCATGGAGTATTATGAAAAGGAAGAGGGTGAAAAGTGA
- the spoIIAB gene encoding anti-sigma F factor, with the protein MKMNNYMALQFMSKSENEAFARITVAAFVSQLDPQVNELTDIKTVVSEAVTNSIIHGYENKPEGMISITAKIEEDTVYITVEDEGLGIENLDEAIQPLYTSKPELERSGMGFTIMENFMDEVEINSALGKGTKVTMMKRIESKKALYN; encoded by the coding sequence ATGAAAATGAATAATTATATGGCTCTTCAATTTATGAGTAAATCTGAAAATGAAGCTTTTGCAAGAATTACAGTGGCTGCGTTTGTTTCTCAGTTAGATCCACAAGTAAACGAACTAACAGACATTAAAACAGTGGTTTCTGAAGCGGTAACTAATTCAATTATACACGGTTATGAGAATAAACCAGAGGGTATGATTTCGATTACTGCAAAAATAGAAGAAGATACAGTTTATATCACTGTAGAGGATGAAGGGTTAGGCATCGAGAATTTAGATGAGGCAATACAGCCTTTATATACATCAAAACCTGAGTTAGAGAGGTCAGGTATGGGGTTTACGATTATGGAGAATTTTATGGATGAAGTTGAGATCAATTCAGCCTTAGGAAAAGGAACTAAGGTAACTATGATGAAGCGGATTGAATCAAAAAAAGCTTTATACAATTAG
- a CDS encoding pyridoxamine 5'-phosphate oxidase family protein — protein MGKFLTELNEELIEFIQKQHMFFTATAPSDDGRINLSPKGYDCLKIVNNQSIIYLDYAGSGNETANHLRDNKKITIMWNSFDQKPLILRVYGYGEVIEKQAETYAELLQDHFPDIDPKSARQIFNIKIEAVQTSCGFGVPIMDYVEDRDVLIKWTKNKTSQGILDEYIDKHGARLDEKFPINR, from the coding sequence ATGGGCAAATTTTTAACAGAACTCAATGAGGAGTTAATTGAATTTATTCAAAAGCAACATATGTTTTTCACTGCAACAGCACCCTCAGATGATGGAAGGATTAATTTATCCCCAAAAGGTTATGACTGTTTAAAAATTGTAAACAACCAATCTATCATTTACTTGGATTATGCAGGTAGTGGGAATGAAACAGCAAATCATTTAAGAGACAATAAAAAAATTACAATCATGTGGAATAGTTTTGATCAAAAACCACTGATATTACGCGTTTACGGGTATGGTGAAGTGATTGAAAAACAAGCAGAAACATACGCTGAATTATTACAGGATCATTTTCCAGATATTGATCCAAAATCAGCAAGACAGATTTTCAATATTAAAATTGAGGCGGTACAAACAAGTTGTGGATTCGGTGTTCCAATCATGGATTATGTAGAGGATAGAGATGTACTCATAAAATGGACTAAAAACAAGACCTCACAAGGTATACTAGATGAATATATTGATAAACATGGAGCCAGATTGGATGAGAAGTTTCCAATAAACAGATAA
- a CDS encoding ABC transporter permease subunit: MKMNLIRNELFLNRRSFLISGAVILLFSAMFAGMADMYLSNELMVDMLKTMPQGLLDAFGMDAELMTTFEGWMAGEPFMFTVLLLGAFSGIWAATSISKEKDQQTGEFLFTLPYSRTSIFFHKILAQFIQITAISIVNLLIVFTFGSLFSSIDSPKTVMMLMLGAYFISLAFAGIGYAITSILSSERAAISLGVGIVLVSFLLNMLSSLNEKLNWMADFSLFSTFDTKQIVLEASLTMPGIFITLGIYLAGILIGNIIFVRRDITM; the protein is encoded by the coding sequence ATGAAAATGAATTTAATTCGAAATGAATTATTTTTAAATCGACGCAGCTTCCTGATTAGTGGTGCAGTTATTTTATTATTTAGTGCAATGTTTGCTGGAATGGCTGATATGTATCTTAGCAATGAACTTATGGTAGACATGTTAAAAACGATGCCACAAGGGTTATTAGATGCTTTTGGTATGGATGCAGAATTAATGACTACCTTTGAAGGTTGGATGGCTGGAGAGCCATTTATGTTTACCGTTTTATTATTAGGAGCCTTCTCGGGGATTTGGGCAGCTACAAGTATTTCTAAAGAAAAAGATCAGCAAACAGGAGAGTTTCTGTTCACATTGCCATATAGCAGAACTAGTATTTTCTTTCATAAAATCTTAGCTCAATTTATTCAAATTACGGCTATTTCAATTGTAAACTTACTTATTGTTTTTACTTTTGGTTCTCTTTTTAGCAGTATTGATTCTCCTAAAACAGTTATGATGTTAATGTTAGGTGCATACTTCATAAGCTTGGCTTTTGCAGGAATTGGTTATGCTATTACATCTATATTATCATCCGAACGTGCTGCTATTTCATTAGGTGTTGGGATCGTTCTAGTATCCTTTTTATTAAACATGCTTTCTTCGTTAAATGAAAAGTTGAATTGGATGGCAGACTTCAGTTTGTTTTCCACGTTTGATACGAAGCAAATCGTGTTGGAAGCTAGTTTGACAATGCCTGGTATATTCATTACATTAGGGATATATTTAGCCGGGATTCTAATAGGCAATATTATATTTGTACGAAGAGATATTACGATGTAA
- a CDS encoding stage V sporulation protein AA, which yields MNNNQQVLYLRLRKSIKLTKGKPIYLGHIAQIIIDPEWEMILKKLLIKQPKDELNLVIDLMMIIKKVKEVLPDVTIEYFGEPHVFVEFEDNKPSPSIIFIALVWLLLFVGSGLAIMNFHADVSMEEVHQKIYTLVTGDEIDSPLLLQIPYSLGLGIGMILFFNRLFKKKFSEEPSPLELEMFMYKENMNQFLITKQFQQNDKRSGSDDGTVS from the coding sequence ATGAATAACAACCAGCAGGTATTATATTTAAGGTTAAGGAAATCGATCAAATTAACAAAGGGAAAACCGATCTATTTAGGACATATTGCTCAAATCATCATTGATCCTGAATGGGAGATGATATTAAAGAAGCTATTAATTAAGCAACCAAAAGATGAACTGAATTTAGTCATTGATTTAATGATGATTATAAAAAAAGTGAAGGAAGTCCTTCCAGATGTAACCATAGAATATTTTGGAGAACCACATGTATTTGTAGAATTTGAGGATAATAAACCTTCACCTAGTATTATATTCATCGCTTTAGTATGGTTGTTATTATTTGTGGGTTCTGGTTTAGCTATTATGAACTTTCATGCTGATGTAAGTATGGAGGAAGTTCATCAAAAAATTTATACATTAGTAACAGGGGACGAAATAGACTCTCCCTTACTTCTGCAAATCCCATATTCATTAGGATTAGGTATTGGGATGATATTATTTTTTAACCGGTTATTTAAGAAGAAATTTAGTGAAGAGCCTTCACCCCTTGAATTAGAGATGTTTATGTATAAAGAAAATATGAATCAGTTTCTAATTACAAAACAATTTCAACAGAATGATAAGCGAAGTGGTTCAGATGATGGAACTGTTTCGTAA
- the sigF gene encoding RNA polymerase sporulation sigma factor SigF, with translation MDVDLNNKTHKYLKDNEVKRLIALSQTGDMVARDTLVNNNIRLVWSVVQRFLNRGYEPDDLFQIGCIGLLKSVDKFDLSYDVKFSTYAVPMIIGEIQRFLRDDGTIKVSRSLKEMANKVRKIKDELTKRLNRIPTISEIAEELDVTPEEVVFALEANKPPSSIHETVFENDGDPITLMDQISDDTQDKWFENIALNEAIQSLSEREQLIVYLRYYKDQTQSEVALRLGISQVQVSRLEKKILRTIKAQIAL, from the coding sequence ATGGATGTGGATTTGAATAACAAGACACATAAATATCTAAAGGACAATGAAGTCAAAAGATTGATTGCTTTAAGTCAAACTGGTGATATGGTAGCGAGAGATACTTTAGTGAATAATAATATTCGTTTAGTATGGTCTGTCGTACAACGGTTTTTAAATCGAGGATATGAGCCAGATGATTTGTTTCAAATTGGATGTATAGGATTGTTAAAATCAGTTGATAAATTTGACTTATCTTATGATGTCAAATTTTCCACCTATGCTGTTCCGATGATTATAGGTGAAATACAACGTTTTCTCAGGGATGATGGGACCATAAAGGTGAGTCGTTCCTTAAAAGAAATGGCTAATAAAGTGCGAAAAATAAAGGATGAGCTTACTAAAAGATTAAATCGAATACCTACCATATCTGAAATAGCAGAAGAACTAGATGTAACCCCAGAGGAAGTAGTGTTTGCACTTGAAGCCAATAAACCTCCTTCATCCATTCATGAAACCGTTTTTGAAAATGATGGAGATCCTATTACTCTCATGGATCAAATTTCAGATGATACACAGGATAAATGGTTTGAAAACATTGCTTTAAATGAAGCCATTCAATCATTAAGTGAAAGAGAACAGCTCATTGTATACTTAAGGTATTATAAAGATCAAACCCAATCAGAGGTTGCACTCCGATTGGGAATATCACAAGTACAAGTATCTAGATTGGAAAAGAAAATATTACGAACGATTAAAGCTCAGATAGCATTATGA
- a CDS encoding D-alanyl-D-alanine carboxypeptidase family protein translates to MYRKHLIYFLSTVLFISMIFPAQLIANEPEEKQIDLAPNSHSAMLIDADTGTIIYEKNAHDRLPPASITKVMTMLLIMEALDSGKIQKDEMVRTSELAASMGGSQIFLEVGEEMSVEDMLKGIAMASGNDASVAMAEKIAGSEEMFVQMMNDRAKELGLENTHFENSNGLPASEHYSSAHDIAMMSKELLKHEMITQFTSKYQDYLRKDTDDPFWLVNTNKLVRFYQGADGLKTGYTSEAKYCLAATAKRNEMRVIAVVLGEPSTKSRNYEVSKLFDYAFSQYTNYPIFKPGEMIGTIPIEKGDVRNIEIVAKQQYSVLMKKGESKENIKHEIELESEIKAPVTLGQTVGKLKIYQNGEKIKEIDLDSPIEVREANYWQILKRTLEKVLFIQKKDELKIENQPNDLEENTRENKEENVK, encoded by the coding sequence ATGTACAGAAAACACTTAATCTATTTTTTAAGCACAGTATTATTCATAAGTATGATATTCCCAGCTCAATTGATTGCCAATGAACCTGAAGAAAAACAGATAGATTTAGCTCCAAATTCTCATTCTGCGATGTTGATAGACGCAGATACGGGTACCATCATTTATGAAAAAAATGCTCATGATCGTTTACCTCCCGCTAGTATCACAAAAGTGATGACCATGTTACTAATTATGGAAGCACTTGATAGCGGAAAAATACAAAAAGATGAGATGGTTCGAACTAGTGAATTAGCAGCATCTATGGGAGGGTCTCAGATTTTTTTAGAAGTCGGAGAAGAGATGAGTGTTGAAGATATGCTAAAAGGCATAGCGATGGCTTCGGGTAATGATGCATCTGTAGCGATGGCTGAAAAAATAGCAGGATCAGAAGAAATGTTTGTTCAGATGATGAATGATCGGGCAAAAGAACTTGGATTAGAGAACACACATTTTGAGAATAGTAATGGATTACCTGCGTCAGAACATTATTCAAGTGCTCATGATATTGCAATGATGTCTAAAGAGTTATTAAAACATGAAATGATCACACAATTCACAAGTAAGTATCAAGATTATTTACGTAAGGATACAGATGATCCTTTTTGGTTAGTGAATACGAATAAGTTAGTTAGATTTTATCAAGGAGCAGATGGACTGAAAACGGGTTATACGAGTGAAGCTAAGTATTGTCTTGCAGCAACTGCAAAGAGAAATGAAATGCGTGTGATAGCTGTTGTTTTAGGTGAACCTAGTACAAAATCCAGAAACTATGAAGTGTCTAAGTTATTTGATTATGCTTTTTCTCAATACACAAATTATCCTATTTTTAAACCAGGTGAAATGATCGGTACGATCCCAATTGAAAAAGGGGATGTTCGAAATATTGAGATTGTAGCAAAACAACAATACAGCGTGTTGATGAAAAAAGGGGAATCCAAAGAAAACATAAAACATGAAATTGAATTAGAATCAGAAATAAAAGCACCCGTTACTTTAGGACAAACGGTTGGGAAATTAAAGATCTATCAAAATGGAGAAAAAATTAAAGAAATTGATCTTGATTCTCCTATCGAAGTGAGAGAAGCAAATTATTGGCAGATCTTAAAAAGAACTCTGGAAAAAGTACTATTTATTCAAAAAAAAGATGAACTAAAAATAGAAAATCAACCTAATGATTTAGAAGAAAATACGAGAGAAAATAAAGAAGAAAATGTCAAATAA
- a CDS encoding SCO7613 C-terminal domain-containing membrane protein produces MFNEELDALRNGKYIHDEIYENVKSAHQRYTSKMKSEENTLAAPTSTNDESKPIKIHDPTNKEVQQNLSNDKDHAEVLIPKKVKSPIPKKVKSAEQIRDRNITWTLILGVILLLIGGLYVATSNWSIMANEMKIMSIALVSTLFFGISWFSFKLLKIEKTAFAFLTLGSLFIPIVILSAGYFQLFNEWFSLMGEGRYLFIGLGALVCLPIYMLIAHKFKSRMFVWISFVTSSICVGFLLAALHLSNDAFYFGIMVYNAILLVGYHKFNKLQKHQLFIKELPNYAQLNLVLSTFLMLMIFENALFYSFNVILTAILYMSMFFVYQTKHYHFVFSALLVYGLYQFIENSFLQQFNVIFIALIGFVFIGLQFVLEKDQYLKKMFQYTSGVISFFAFIYISLQGVLLQLHQPSTFMFLAYVLISLNYLYLSFKTKRILFSYLTPIFFIVAGYESFEIVYDLINLMYFEWYMFGYAVVIFAVFYLFNQWELTSTIKISSLIISMLTMIYVMGMALYHGSFFEVFLMLFVFGFIILAIFKTNQNIYVRDLTAVLIPIIWLLSGIFSFGYIINEIKIGWYELILGLPFHLSVCGLVLLGISQFWKKLKEHELSLTTFIISQLSYTGGLFLLLSPNVEETFLRPTLLLIGIGMHILLAMRLKINGLWLFSSVTSLFFLLSLISAFNIKNDLYLSIYLLFIPVVLLSAYEWIGRKYEVIKPYFFWTAHFYLPFAVLASLYMFDFVDANPNALILALLVYIYSVIKANNEWFIKLFLYSSFTILLMLVNYNILYYDVSFIKIDFVLFITSMIIGVLWLFMNSIWRKRIDFYLIPLSMIGIVTLVVNANTALANVVIGMIYIVFTLYLLHQRRWTLLNFIPLLLSILLLVQYQHHLSKQVMIIVCIAGFFILKVVGEICFKFIIQIKKNHYIFIDWYTFISFLYMIMLYQFIDLKDPLWLQLVPAILTVYWIFSHIKRVKLNLTKKIMTTLTAVSLFYPYYISIMNLELPKIIKVECYVLPWIVLTVVLSKMTWKQNYNQMKWVQAIIVLIVAVILVIDAQLSYTMNDAVILGTLSLISLLAGLHYKMKSYFFIGSGVLLLNLFIQTKPLWGNAPWWVYLLVAGMSLIGFASYYEWQKKNKEKDQNSNVKGKMKKMIDKLKDWD; encoded by the coding sequence ATGTTTAATGAAGAATTAGATGCTTTACGCAACGGAAAATATATTCATGATGAGATATATGAAAATGTAAAAAGCGCTCATCAACGATATACCTCCAAGATGAAATCAGAAGAAAACACTTTAGCTGCTCCTACTTCAACGAATGACGAATCTAAGCCTATAAAAATTCATGATCCAACAAACAAAGAAGTACAACAAAATTTATCAAATGATAAAGATCATGCTGAGGTTTTGATTCCTAAGAAAGTGAAGTCTCCAATACCTAAAAAAGTAAAATCAGCTGAACAAATAAGAGATCGGAATATTACTTGGACACTAATTTTAGGTGTGATTTTGCTTTTAATAGGAGGTTTATACGTTGCCACTAGTAATTGGAGTATCATGGCGAATGAAATGAAGATCATGTCCATCGCCCTTGTTTCTACTTTGTTTTTCGGCATAAGCTGGTTTTCATTTAAATTATTAAAAATTGAAAAAACAGCATTTGCATTCTTAACATTAGGCAGTTTGTTCATTCCTATCGTTATTTTATCTGCTGGATATTTTCAATTGTTTAATGAGTGGTTTTCTTTAATGGGAGAGGGTAGGTATTTATTTATTGGATTAGGTGCTTTGGTTTGTTTACCAATATATATGCTTATTGCACATAAATTTAAATCAAGAATGTTTGTCTGGATTAGCTTTGTTACTTCCTCAATTTGTGTAGGTTTCTTATTAGCTGCATTGCATTTATCCAATGATGCCTTTTATTTTGGAATCATGGTTTATAATGCGATTCTATTAGTTGGTTACCATAAATTTAATAAACTCCAAAAACATCAATTATTCATTAAAGAACTGCCGAATTATGCACAATTAAATTTAGTTTTAAGTACTTTCCTGATGTTAATGATATTTGAAAACGCTCTGTTTTATAGTTTTAATGTGATATTAACAGCCATATTGTATATGTCTATGTTTTTTGTATATCAAACCAAACATTATCATTTTGTGTTCAGTGCTTTATTGGTTTACGGTTTATATCAATTTATAGAAAATTCATTTTTACAACAATTTAACGTTATTTTCATTGCTCTCATTGGATTTGTATTTATTGGGTTGCAATTTGTTCTAGAAAAGGATCAATACTTAAAAAAGATGTTTCAATATACGAGTGGAGTTATTTCTTTTTTCGCATTCATTTATATTAGTCTTCAAGGTGTTTTACTACAATTGCATCAACCATCAACATTTATGTTTTTGGCATATGTTTTAATCTCATTAAATTACTTGTATCTATCTTTTAAAACCAAACGTATACTGTTTTCCTATTTAACTCCGATATTTTTTATTGTTGCTGGATATGAATCCTTTGAGATTGTTTATGATCTCATTAATTTGATGTATTTTGAGTGGTATATGTTTGGATATGCTGTTGTGATATTTGCAGTTTTTTATTTGTTCAATCAATGGGAACTGACTTCAACGATAAAAATAAGCAGTTTGATTATTTCTATGTTAACAATGATATATGTAATGGGAATGGCTTTATATCATGGGAGTTTTTTTGAAGTGTTTCTGATGTTGTTTGTTTTTGGCTTCATTATATTAGCAATTTTTAAGACGAATCAAAATATATATGTACGTGATTTAACGGCTGTATTAATCCCAATTATATGGTTGTTAAGTGGAATCTTTAGTTTTGGTTATATAATCAATGAAATAAAAATAGGATGGTACGAACTAATATTAGGGTTACCTTTTCATCTTAGTGTTTGCGGACTTGTATTACTCGGCATAAGTCAGTTCTGGAAAAAATTAAAGGAACACGAATTAAGTTTAACAACATTTATTATTTCCCAACTTTCATATACGGGAGGGTTATTCCTTCTATTAAGTCCTAATGTAGAGGAGACATTTTTAAGACCAACTTTGCTGCTTATAGGTATAGGGATGCATATTCTATTAGCGATGAGATTAAAAATCAACGGATTATGGCTATTTTCAAGTGTAACAAGTTTGTTTTTCCTTTTGTCGTTAATTTCAGCCTTTAATATTAAAAATGATCTATATCTGTCCATCTATTTATTGTTCATTCCTGTTGTTTTACTAAGTGCTTATGAATGGATTGGTAGAAAATACGAAGTCATTAAACCATATTTCTTTTGGACAGCTCATTTTTATTTACCCTTTGCTGTACTAGCTAGTCTGTACATGTTTGATTTTGTAGATGCAAATCCGAATGCACTAATCCTAGCTTTATTGGTGTATATTTATAGTGTAATAAAAGCAAATAATGAGTGGTTTATAAAGCTGTTTTTATATTCATCTTTTACGATTTTACTAATGCTTGTAAACTACAATATTCTTTATTATGATGTTTCATTTATTAAAATAGATTTCGTACTTTTCATAACCAGCATGATAATAGGAGTTTTATGGTTATTCATGAATAGTATTTGGAGGAAGAGGATTGATTTTTATTTAATTCCTTTATCCATGATTGGAATTGTGACTCTTGTCGTAAATGCAAATACAGCTTTAGCTAACGTTGTGATCGGTATGATATATATCGTTTTTACACTTTATTTACTTCATCAAAGAAGATGGACTTTATTAAATTTCATTCCATTATTGTTATCTATCCTCTTATTAGTTCAATATCAACATCATTTAAGTAAACAGGTTATGATTATAGTTTGTATAGCAGGATTCTTCATATTAAAAGTGGTCGGTGAAATTTGTTTTAAATTCATTATACAAATTAAAAAAAATCATTACATTTTTATAGATTGGTATACATTCATTTCATTCCTATACATGATCATGTTGTATCAGTTTATTGATTTGAAAGATCCTCTATGGCTGCAGTTAGTTCCTGCAATTTTAACAGTGTATTGGATTTTTTCTCATATAAAAAGAGTGAAGTTGAATTTAACTAAAAAAATAATGACAACACTTACAGCTGTTAGTCTTTTTTATCCATATTACATTTCAATTATGAATTTAGAGCTTCCCAAAATAATAAAGGTTGAATGTTATGTATTACCTTGGATCGTGTTGACGGTGGTATTATCAAAAATGACTTGGAAGCAAAATTATAACCAAATGAAATGGGTACAAGCCATAATAGTACTGATTGTAGCAGTTATTTTAGTGATTGATGCTCAGTTAAGTTATACGATGAATGATGCGGTAATTCTAGGAACATTATCTCTCATCTCATTATTAGCTGGTTTGCATTATAAAATGAAATCTTACTTCTTCATTGGAAGCGGAGTGTTATTGTTAAATCTATTTATTCAAACAAAACCTTTATGGGGAAATGCACCGTGGTGGGTCTATTTATTAGTAGCAGGGATGAGTCTTATTGGATTTGCTAGTTATTATGAATGGCAAAAGAAGAACAAAGAAAAAGATCAAAACTCAAACGTAAAAGGAAAGATGAAAAAAATGATAGATAAACTTAAAGATTGGGACTAA